The Nostoc sp. 'Lobaria pulmonaria (5183) cyanobiont' genome window below encodes:
- the rimI gene encoding ribosomal protein S18-alanine N-acetyltransferase: MISLDLEIKLLTPEHLSALLELDRACFGGLWTMEGYQRELDSPNSDLLGLFSPVSNSRLLGMGCFWSILEEAHITILAVHPEYHRQGMGAALLYSLIKTACDRKMERATLEVRASNLGAISLYQKFGFKTAGRRRRYYQDNDEDALILWLPDLQHPKFQATLDQWYSIVSDRLDKSSWHLLFK; encoded by the coding sequence GTGATTTCATTAGACTTAGAAATTAAATTACTCACCCCAGAACATCTGAGTGCATTATTGGAACTAGATCGAGCCTGTTTTGGTGGTCTATGGACAATGGAGGGCTACCAACGAGAGTTGGACAGTCCCAACAGTGATTTACTGGGTTTATTTTCCCCTGTCTCTAATTCGAGACTACTAGGAATGGGTTGCTTTTGGTCAATTTTAGAGGAAGCCCATATTACAATTTTGGCGGTTCATCCCGAATATCACCGTCAAGGAATGGGTGCGGCTTTATTATATTCACTCATTAAGACAGCTTGCGATCGCAAAATGGAGCGAGCTACCCTCGAAGTGCGAGCTTCCAACTTGGGGGCTATATCTTTATATCAAAAATTTGGCTTCAAAACAGCGGGGCGGCGGCGGCGTTACTACCAAGATAACGATGAAGACGCTTTAATCCTTTGGCTTCCCGATTTACAACACCCCAAATTTCAAGCAACTTTAGACCAGTGGTATTCCATTGTCAGCGATCGCCTAGACAAATCCTCTTGGCACTTGCTTTTTAAGTAG
- the lysA gene encoding diaminopimelate decarboxylase: MVSTHPTGVQHSGSQYLPQRHDTRANPSPNQELLPLTARVHDHDLLEIGGCDVTTLVEQFGSPLYILDEETLRSACQQYRDAFKQYYKGESQVLYASKAWNCLAVCAIAASVGLGIDVVSGGELYTALQAGVSPQKIYLHGNNKSREELVLAIESGVTIVADNWYELHTLVEIAQPAQPIRIMLRLTPGIECHTHEYIRTGHLDSKFGFDPNDLDEVFTFVSQQPTLNCVGVHAHIGSQIFERQPHQDLAAVMVQWLRDAGKYGLNITELNVGGGLGIKYTESDDPPSIEEWVKAICEVIQAACAAENLPLPKLLSEPGRSLIATACITAYTVGSSKVIPEIRTYVAIDGGMSDNPRPITYQSVYRAVVANKMSSPLSQTVTIAGKHCESGDILIKNALLPKTEPGDILVVMGTGAYNYSMASNYNRLPRPAAVVVANGEANLILQRETYEDLIRQDRLPERLKK, from the coding sequence ATGGTATCGACTCACCCCACTGGGGTTCAACATTCTGGAAGTCAATATTTACCTCAAAGGCACGACACCAGGGCAAATCCATCGCCTAATCAAGAACTTTTACCCTTGACTGCCAGAGTTCATGATCATGACCTCTTGGAAATTGGTGGGTGTGATGTCACGACCCTAGTTGAGCAGTTTGGTTCACCTTTATATATTTTAGATGAAGAAACCCTACGTTCGGCTTGCCAGCAATACCGAGATGCTTTCAAGCAATACTACAAGGGTGAATCTCAAGTATTGTACGCCTCAAAAGCTTGGAATTGTTTAGCAGTTTGTGCGATCGCCGCATCTGTTGGTTTGGGAATCGATGTAGTTTCCGGGGGAGAACTTTACACCGCCTTGCAAGCGGGTGTTAGTCCTCAGAAAATCTACCTCCACGGAAATAATAAATCTCGTGAAGAATTAGTTTTAGCGATCGAGTCTGGTGTCACCATTGTGGCGGATAACTGGTATGAATTGCATACCCTTGTCGAAATCGCCCAACCTGCTCAACCAATTCGCATCATGCTACGGCTAACTCCCGGTATCGAGTGTCATACCCACGAATATATTCGCACGGGACACTTAGATAGTAAATTTGGCTTTGATCCCAACGATTTAGATGAAGTCTTTACCTTTGTCAGTCAACAACCGACCCTTAATTGCGTAGGGGTACACGCTCATATTGGTTCCCAGATTTTTGAGCGTCAACCGCATCAAGATTTGGCTGCTGTCATGGTGCAATGGCTGCGGGATGCCGGGAAGTATGGTTTAAATATTACAGAGTTAAATGTTGGTGGCGGTTTGGGGATTAAATACACAGAATCAGACGATCCCCCTAGCATTGAAGAGTGGGTAAAGGCGATTTGTGAAGTAATCCAAGCAGCTTGTGCAGCCGAAAATCTGCCTTTGCCGAAATTACTTAGCGAACCGGGGCGATCGCTAATTGCCACAGCTTGCATTACTGCTTATACTGTTGGTTCATCCAAAGTCATCCCAGAAATTCGTACCTACGTGGCAATTGATGGCGGAATGTCTGACAATCCCCGCCCGATTACTTACCAATCAGTTTATCGGGCAGTCGTTGCCAATAAAATGTCTTCTCCCCTAAGCCAAACAGTCACAATTGCTGGTAAACATTGTGAATCAGGAGATATTCTGATTAAAAATGCTCTACTCCCAAAAACTGAACCAGGGGATATTCTCGTAGTTATGGGAACTGGTGCGTACAATTACAGTATGGCATCTAACTACAACCGCTTGCCTCGACCGGCAGCAGTCGTAGTGGCGAATGGCGAAGCAAATTTAATTTTGCAACGTGAAACTTATGAAGATTTAATTCGACAAGATCGCCTACCAGAAAGACTAAAAAAATAG
- the cdaA gene encoding diadenylate cyclase CdaA produces MRDWWKQWLTNLGWSQSLLLGTLDIVLVLALTYMILVIISERRTLWMVRGFIILMLASGLSGRFGLPLLSFVLEKLVIGCAVAMAVALQSEFRRFLEQLGRGEFRQLFQPDRLAIPKSDSVIDEIVEAVKELSKNRIGALLIVETTGPIDERDFSVPGVKLNAEVSKELIQTIFQPKTLLHDGATLIRGSRIVSSGIILPLSGRTASRQLGTRHRAAMGITERVENCICVVVSEETGSISLAERGTLNRPLTIRKLKESLEAVLSPSVDREAVAPGLLSFVRRIGGKTLALVSRLLRLPSTASRDKK; encoded by the coding sequence ATGAGAGATTGGTGGAAGCAATGGCTGACAAACCTGGGGTGGTCACAGTCCTTGCTACTTGGGACTCTGGATATTGTCTTAGTGCTGGCGCTGACGTACATGATACTAGTTATTATTAGTGAGCGCCGGACACTATGGATGGTGCGGGGATTCATTATCTTAATGCTAGCCTCAGGACTAAGTGGCAGATTCGGACTACCTCTGCTAAGTTTTGTACTAGAAAAGTTGGTGATTGGTTGTGCTGTGGCGATGGCAGTTGCTCTACAGTCTGAGTTTCGGCGGTTTTTGGAGCAATTGGGGCGTGGCGAATTCCGCCAGCTGTTTCAACCCGACCGTCTGGCAATCCCCAAATCTGATAGTGTAATTGATGAAATTGTTGAGGCTGTTAAAGAATTGTCAAAAAACCGCATTGGAGCTTTACTAATTGTGGAAACCACAGGGCCAATTGATGAGCGAGATTTTTCTGTGCCAGGGGTAAAGCTAAATGCAGAAGTTTCTAAAGAACTAATCCAGACAATTTTTCAGCCGAAAACTTTGTTACACGATGGAGCGACATTGATTCGTGGCTCACGGATCGTGTCATCAGGTATAATTTTACCACTTTCGGGACGCACAGCCTCGCGCCAGTTGGGAACACGCCACCGGGCAGCAATGGGAATTACTGAGCGGGTCGAAAATTGCATTTGTGTCGTTGTCTCTGAAGAAACGGGTTCTATTTCCTTAGCGGAACGGGGAACCCTAAATAGACCGCTGACGATTAGGAAACTGAAAGAGTCATTAGAGGCTGTTTTGTCTCCATCTGTAGATAGGGAAGCAGTTGCTCCTGGTCTGTTGAGTTTTGTTCGTCGGATAGGTGGGAAGACACTAGCACTAGTTTCACGTTTACTCAGATTACCATCGACCGCTTCTCGAGATAAAAAATGA
- a CDS encoding isoprenyl transferase: protein MTAQQTKLQDLPTDLKRELLPQHVAVIMDGNGRWAKRQGLPRIMGHKRGVDALKDLLRCCQDWGIQALTAYAFSTENWKRPQEEVDFLMTLFQRVLRQELREMVEENVQIKFVGNLQDLPRSLQQEISRSMEETKDNRGIRFSVATNYGGRQEILQACQAIAKQVQQGVLQPDEIDEQVFESHLYTAGITDPDLLIRTSGEMRLSNFLLWQMAYGEIYITDALWPDFDRAEFHRALCAYQQRERRFGKV from the coding sequence ATGACAGCACAACAAACTAAACTGCAAGATTTACCTACTGATTTAAAACGAGAACTATTGCCGCAGCACGTGGCGGTGATTATGGATGGTAATGGTCGATGGGCTAAACGTCAGGGTCTACCCCGAATTATGGGTCATAAGCGAGGAGTAGATGCTCTTAAGGATTTACTTCGCTGTTGTCAGGATTGGGGAATTCAGGCACTGACAGCTTATGCTTTTTCAACGGAGAATTGGAAAAGACCGCAGGAAGAAGTAGATTTTTTGATGACTCTATTTCAAAGAGTTTTGCGCCAAGAACTGCGGGAAATGGTAGAAGAGAATGTTCAAATTAAGTTTGTAGGGAATTTGCAAGACCTACCGCGATCGCTCCAACAAGAAATTTCCCGGTCAATGGAAGAAACTAAGGATAATCGCGGTATCCGGTTTTCGGTAGCAACTAATTATGGCGGACGGCAAGAAATTTTACAAGCTTGTCAGGCGATCGCAAAACAAGTTCAACAAGGTGTGTTACAACCTGATGAAATTGATGAACAGGTATTTGAGAGCCACTTGTACACAGCGGGAATTACTGACCCAGATTTATTAATTCGCACCAGTGGAGAAATGCGCCTCTCAAATTTCCTGCTCTGGCAAATGGCTTATGGAGAAATTTACATCACCGATGCTCTTTGGCCCGATTTTGACCGGGCTGAATTTCACCGCGCCTTGTGTGCTTACCAGCAACGGGAACGGCGGTTTGGGAAAGTCTAA
- a CDS encoding potassium channel family protein: MAGAIALGGVFFIGTLWYWLVEGWSWEDAAYMTVITLATVGYGEIHPLGSRGRLFTIALILLGVMNIGYIVNRFTEAIIQGYFQEGIRLQQQRRLMESLSEHYIICGFSRTGRQIAKEFRAEGVLFVVIDSEMESIQRAQMEGYTAYQGDATLDDTLLKVGIERATCIVAALPSDAENLYIVLSAKTLNTGIRAIARASTEEALQKLQRGGADEVISPYITGGKRMAAAALRPQVLDFVDGILTGADRQLYMEEFLLDPIFCPFVGQTLQKARLRSQTGALVLAIRRLDGTLIGGPTGDTVLMSGDRLIGMGTEEQLRSLNQLLGPIGSKQLRRPKNS; this comes from the coding sequence ATGGCTGGGGCGATCGCTCTTGGCGGTGTTTTCTTCATTGGCACTTTGTGGTACTGGCTAGTGGAGGGTTGGTCATGGGAAGATGCAGCTTACATGACAGTCATCACTTTAGCGACTGTGGGATATGGAGAGATCCACCCACTAGGTAGCCGAGGACGATTGTTTACAATTGCTCTGATTTTGTTGGGTGTAATGAATATCGGTTACATTGTCAACAGATTTACAGAAGCGATCATTCAAGGCTACTTTCAAGAAGGAATTCGGCTACAACAACAGAGGCGGTTAATGGAATCCCTGTCAGAACATTACATCATCTGTGGATTTAGTCGGACTGGTCGTCAAATTGCCAAGGAATTTCGGGCAGAAGGTGTACTTTTTGTGGTGATTGATTCGGAGATGGAATCTATACAAAGGGCGCAGATGGAAGGTTACACGGCATACCAAGGTGACGCTACCCTAGATGATACACTCCTGAAAGTTGGTATTGAAAGAGCGACTTGTATCGTTGCAGCACTTCCTTCAGATGCCGAAAATTTATATATTGTTTTATCAGCAAAAACACTGAATACGGGAATTCGAGCGATCGCCCGCGCAAGTACAGAAGAAGCTTTGCAGAAGTTACAACGCGGTGGTGCAGATGAGGTGATATCCCCCTATATTACTGGTGGTAAGCGCATGGCTGCTGCGGCTCTCAGACCCCAAGTATTGGATTTTGTAGACGGAATTTTGACAGGTGCAGACCGCCAATTGTATATGGAAGAATTTTTACTCGATCCGATTTTTTGTCCTTTTGTCGGTCAAACTTTACAAAAAGCGAGATTGCGATCGCAAACTGGGGCATTAGTTCTGGCAATTCGCCGCCTTGATGGCACTTTAATCGGTGGCCCCACTGGTGATACAGTTTTAATGTCAGGAGATCGGCTAATTGGTATGGGTACAGAAGAACAGTTGCGTAGCCTTAACCAACTTCTTGGCCCGATTGGTTCCAAGCAACTGCGGCGACCGAAAAATAGCTGA
- a CDS encoding aspartate aminotransferase family protein: MSLQTLVDQATIPPSGSVASSPFDRDSFNEAVMSTYARFPLALERGAGCRVWDTQGREYLDFVAGIATCTLGHAHPAMVEAVTRQIQKLHHVSNLYYIPEQGELAKWLVDHSCADRVFFCNSGAEANEAAIKLARKYAHTVLDIEKPIILTANASFHGRTLATITATAQPKYQKYFDPLVPGFHYVNYNDINAVEVAISELDEGDYRVAAILIEPLQGEGGVRPGDVAYFKKLRQICDETGILLIFDEVQVGMGRSGKLWAYEHLGVEPDIFTSAKGLGGGIPIGAMISKKFCDVFQPGEHASTFGGNPFVCGVALSVCQTLERENILQNVQDRGEQLRSGLKAIAAKYPQHISEVRGWGLINGLELRADIQITAADIVNTAIKEGVLLVPAGPKVVRFVPPLIVTEAEVNTALEAVDRAIAILTK, translated from the coding sequence GTGAGCCTACAAACTCTCGTTGACCAAGCCACCATCCCCCCATCAGGGTCTGTAGCATCTAGTCCCTTTGATAGAGATAGCTTTAATGAAGCTGTCATGTCTACCTACGCTCGGTTTCCCTTAGCCCTAGAACGGGGTGCTGGATGCCGGGTTTGGGATACGCAGGGACGGGAATATCTGGACTTTGTAGCGGGAATTGCTACTTGTACTTTAGGACATGCCCACCCAGCGATGGTAGAAGCGGTAACACGCCAAATCCAAAAGCTGCACCACGTCTCTAATTTGTATTACATTCCTGAGCAAGGTGAATTGGCAAAATGGCTTGTCGATCATTCCTGTGCCGATCGCGTATTTTTCTGCAACTCTGGAGCTGAAGCTAACGAAGCCGCAATTAAACTGGCGCGGAAATACGCCCACACAGTATTAGACATTGAAAAACCGATTATTTTAACCGCCAATGCCAGTTTTCACGGGCGGACTTTGGCAACGATTACCGCTACAGCCCAACCGAAGTATCAAAAGTACTTTGATCCTTTGGTTCCTGGGTTCCACTACGTAAATTACAATGATATTAACGCTGTGGAAGTGGCGATTAGCGAGTTGGATGAAGGCGATTATCGGGTAGCGGCGATTCTGATTGAGCCATTACAAGGAGAAGGTGGTGTACGTCCGGGAGATGTTGCCTATTTCAAAAAGCTCCGGCAGATTTGCGATGAAACTGGCATTTTATTGATTTTTGATGAAGTGCAAGTTGGTATGGGGCGCAGTGGCAAATTATGGGCTTACGAACATCTCGGCGTTGAACCGGATATTTTCACCAGTGCTAAAGGCTTAGGTGGTGGTATCCCCATCGGTGCAATGATCAGCAAGAAATTCTGCGATGTTTTTCAACCAGGAGAACACGCCAGCACCTTTGGCGGCAATCCTTTCGTGTGTGGTGTAGCACTCAGTGTTTGCCAGACATTGGAACGGGAAAATATTTTGCAGAATGTGCAAGACAGGGGTGAACAGTTGCGATCTGGATTAAAGGCGATCGCAGCAAAATATCCTCAGCACATTAGCGAAGTTCGGGGTTGGGGTTTAATCAACGGTTTGGAATTGCGAGCCGATATTCAAATAACCGCAGCAGATATCGTCAATACTGCCATCAAAGAGGGCGTATTGCTAGTACCAGCCGGGCCAAAAGTAGTCCGATTTGTGCCACCACTTATTGTCACAGAGGCGGAAGTCAACACTGCTTTGGAAGCTGTGGATCGAGCGATCGCTATTCTTACCAAATAG
- a CDS encoding DUF4129 domain-containing protein has protein sequence MPTDTFEKTSWSWQLSQFQQQAGEWWEYQFYRFEHALPELPTGWSISPWLGELLKFLFWLVLGLFIAWVGWRLWREFSPYIYSWLNGSGNITDFRKKTRSNESSIALLLERSQEFYRQGNYREACRCVYLAMLQQLDQNAIAPHKLSRTDGEYLQLLRSSVTPIQPYETLITTHEQLCFGNAEILPDNYQQCRQAYREISPE, from the coding sequence ATGCCTACAGATACTTTTGAAAAAACTAGCTGGAGTTGGCAGCTTTCTCAATTCCAACAACAAGCGGGTGAATGGTGGGAATACCAGTTTTACCGCTTTGAACACGCTTTACCAGAATTGCCTACTGGATGGTCAATTAGCCCCTGGCTAGGTGAATTGCTGAAATTCCTGTTTTGGCTGGTACTAGGTTTATTTATAGCGTGGGTGGGTTGGCGATTATGGCGAGAATTCAGCCCATATATTTATTCCTGGCTAAATGGAAGTGGCAATATCACTGATTTTCGCAAAAAAACTCGCTCCAATGAGTCATCGATAGCCCTTTTGTTGGAGCGATCGCAAGAATTTTATCGTCAAGGTAACTATCGTGAAGCTTGCCGTTGTGTTTATTTAGCAATGTTGCAGCAGTTGGATCAAAATGCGATCGCACCCCACAAACTCAGCCGCACAGATGGAGAATATCTGCAATTGCTGCGATCGTCTGTGACTCCCATACAGCCCTATGAAACTTTAATTACCACTCACGAGCAATTATGTTTTGGTAATGCCGAGATTTTGCCAGACAATTATCAGCAGTGTCGGCAAGCTTATCGAGAAATTTCCCCGGAATGA
- a CDS encoding DUF2243 domain-containing protein has product MEAKSETFYRRAPLISAGICLGVGLGGFLDGILLHQLLQWHHMLSSIRPLTNIANIDLNMVWDGLFHALDWVFTVVGLVLLWRAGGRDDVPWSSQTFIGSLTIGTGLFDFVEGLIDHQILGIHHVKAGPNQLVWDLGFLAFGALLIVIGSIVIKKESTVNSQ; this is encoded by the coding sequence ATGGAGGCAAAAAGTGAAACCTTCTACCGACGCGCACCGCTAATTAGTGCTGGAATTTGTCTTGGTGTGGGTCTTGGAGGATTTCTTGATGGAATTTTACTGCATCAGCTCCTCCAGTGGCATCATATGCTCAGTAGCATTCGACCTCTGACAAACATAGCGAATATAGATTTGAACATGGTATGGGATGGGTTATTTCATGCCTTGGATTGGGTATTCACCGTGGTAGGACTTGTGTTGCTATGGCGTGCCGGAGGGCGTGATGATGTTCCTTGGTCATCACAGACCTTTATTGGGTCACTAACGATTGGAACTGGGTTGTTTGACTTCGTTGAAGGTTTAATTGACCACCAAATTCTCGGTATCCATCATGTGAAAGCAGGCCCAAATCAGTTAGTTTGGGATCTAGGATTTCTTGCATTCGGTGCGTTACTTATTGTTATCGGCTCGATAGTGATAAAAAAAGAGTCAACAGTCAATAGTCAATAG
- a CDS encoding pentapeptide repeat-containing protein, producing the protein MLEVNSQQPINSAATLVESYAVGKRDFSKAELGNADLQSINLKGSDLSYADLSEANLSGANLRGTDLSNAFLNQANLKNADLRGALLMSANLRQADLKGANLEKADYDRSTHFPQDFDPVKAGMQIKFEN; encoded by the coding sequence ATGCTTGAAGTCAATTCTCAACAGCCCATAAATAGTGCCGCTACTCTTGTGGAGAGTTATGCAGTAGGAAAACGGGACTTTAGTAAAGCAGAACTGGGTAATGCTGATTTGCAAAGCATTAACTTGAAAGGTTCTGACCTGAGTTATGCTGACTTGAGTGAAGCTAACCTGAGTGGCGCAAATTTGAGGGGAACTGACCTGAGCAATGCCTTTCTTAATCAAGCTAATCTGAAAAATGCCGATCTTAGGGGAGCATTGTTGATGTCAGCTAATCTCCGCCAAGCCGATCTCAAAGGAGCGAACCTAGAAAAAGCAGACTACGATCGCAGCACCCATTTTCCTCAAGATTTCGACCCAGTGAAAGCGGGTATGCAGATTAAATTTGAAAATTGA
- a CDS encoding RrF2 family transcriptional regulator produces MVISNKSEYALLALLELTTCYPNGEALQIREIAALQDIPNRYLEQLLATLRRGGLIKSIRGAKGGYVLARDPGKITVLDAFSCMEGSDIVVSPCEPTPNTVEGELIQEVWQEARQAANSVLEKYTLQDLCERRSIRKQKELMYYI; encoded by the coding sequence GTGGTAATCTCTAACAAATCAGAATATGCACTACTAGCCCTGTTAGAGTTGACAACCTGCTACCCTAACGGTGAAGCCCTACAAATTCGAGAGATAGCGGCATTGCAAGATATCCCGAACCGCTATTTGGAACAACTCCTGGCAACATTAAGACGTGGAGGTTTGATTAAGAGTATACGCGGAGCCAAAGGTGGCTATGTTCTGGCACGAGATCCCGGAAAGATTACAGTGTTGGATGCTTTTAGCTGCATGGAAGGGTCAGATATTGTTGTCTCTCCTTGTGAGCCGACTCCCAACACGGTAGAAGGTGAGCTAATTCAGGAAGTTTGGCAAGAAGCACGTCAGGCTGCTAACTCCGTTTTGGAAAAATATACACTCCAAGACCTTTGTGAACGAAGATCAATCCGAAAGCAGAAGGAACTCATGTATTACATTTAG
- a CDS encoding PAS domain-containing sensor histidine kinase, translated as MNLDDLALQIENMRKRVALLQRQSEQQKAQADIELVTAVSKEVYLALEELQLVNEDLKQQNEELSNTQQALVAQGQRYQELFEEVPDAYFVTDIKGTIQEANSAATTLLNISKSSLLGKFIGIFVIEKEIIAFHLKLNHLRDRTQCPDWKMQEWEVNLRPRDKTPIMAAVKVVAIRNQSSELVGLCWLLRDISESKRTQAKLQWAEEAMRQALAKERQFSELKSRLLTITSHEFRTPLATIHSSAELLEHYRHLWSEERQHTHLRRIQTSVMHLTQLLNDVLVLSQDETGKLEFNPTPINLVEFCRDLLEELQQSDRSQHAIVFSSECQSTKANLDAKLLRQILSNLFSNCLKYSPLGSTVKFSVTSANDQAIFQTQDSGIGIPPSDIEHIFEPFHRASNTANIPGMGLGMSIVKQAVDLHGGEITVESAIAAGTTFTVILPFSRNFHV; from the coding sequence GTGAATTTGGACGATTTAGCTTTGCAGATAGAGAATATGCGTAAGCGCGTCGCCCTCTTGCAACGCCAGAGTGAACAGCAAAAAGCACAGGCAGATATTGAACTCGTCACCGCAGTATCCAAAGAAGTTTACCTAGCTTTGGAAGAACTACAACTAGTAAATGAAGATTTAAAGCAGCAGAATGAAGAATTATCCAACACTCAACAGGCCTTGGTAGCACAAGGTCAGCGCTACCAAGAATTATTTGAGGAAGTACCAGACGCTTATTTTGTAACTGATATAAAAGGGACAATTCAAGAAGCTAACTCAGCCGCCACCACTCTGCTCAACATTTCTAAAAGTTCGTTATTGGGCAAATTCATCGGGATTTTTGTAATTGAAAAAGAAATAATTGCTTTTCATTTAAAACTAAATCATCTGCGCGATCGCACCCAATGCCCAGACTGGAAAATGCAAGAGTGGGAAGTAAACCTGCGACCGCGTGATAAAACACCTATTATGGCTGCGGTTAAGGTGGTTGCTATCCGTAATCAATCTAGTGAGTTAGTTGGTCTGTGCTGGCTATTGCGCGATATTAGCGAAAGCAAGCGAACCCAAGCCAAGCTGCAATGGGCAGAAGAGGCAATGCGACAAGCGCTTGCCAAAGAAAGGCAGTTTAGCGAACTTAAATCCCGCTTGCTTACCATCACTTCCCATGAGTTTCGCACCCCTTTGGCTACCATCCACTCTTCTGCGGAACTACTAGAACATTATCGCCACCTCTGGAGCGAAGAGCGACAACATACCCACCTGCGCCGCATTCAAACATCAGTGATGCATCTAACCCAGTTATTGAATGATGTATTGGTACTGAGTCAGGATGAAACAGGCAAGTTAGAGTTTAATCCAACACCCATAAATTTAGTGGAATTTTGCCGCGATTTATTAGAAGAATTACAACAGAGCGATCGCTCACAACATGCGATCGTTTTTAGCAGTGAGTGCCAAAGCACAAAAGCTAACTTAGACGCCAAACTACTGCGCCAAATCTTGAGTAATTTATTCTCGAATTGTCTAAAATACTCTCCCCTTGGTAGTACGGTTAAGTTTTCTGTCACCAGTGCTAACGATCAAGCTATATTCCAGACTCAAGACTCTGGTATTGGCATTCCCCCTTCTGACATTGAACACATCTTTGAACCCTTCCATCGTGCCAGTAATACAGCCAATATCCCAGGCATGGGATTGGGGATGTCCATCGTCAAGCAAGCTGTAGATTTACACGGCGGCGAGATTACTGTCGAAAGTGCGATCGCTGCGGGAACTACCTTTACAGTCATTCTCCCATTTTCGAGAAATTTCCATGTATAG